The sequence CGTGTCGATGACGGCGCTGATGGCGACGTGCGCGGTCACGGGAGGCGCGATGATGGGGAGCGTGACGCCGATGAACGAAACGACGTTTTGTTGTTATTGAGCAAGATGCGTGGCGCGTGAAAAACGCGCGCTATGCGTCCTGGGTTGCCTCGAGCTGACGGCACAAGGTGTCGAGGCGTTCGGGTGAGACGCCGGCTGCTTGCGCGACGAGCTCGATTTTTTCGCGTTCGACGGGTGAGAGTCCATCGCTTGCCATGGCCACGAGGAGCCCGACGCGGAGCCCCTCGTCGACACATCCCTGCGCCGCGAAAGTTTCGCCGAGCAACCTGGCGCGCGTGGATGCACCGGCGGCGTCGATCTGCTGGCGACTGGCCAGCACGAGATGCCGTACGAACGTGGGCGCGAGATGCGTTTTGGTCGCCGCTTCGAGCGATGTGGAGAGGGCGGCCATTTCGGCAGGATCGATGCGCCCGTCGGCAGCAGCGACGAGGACGGCGAGATCGATGGCAGCAGCGACGCCCGCCTCGCTCGATTGGAAACGATTGCAGAGCGCTTCGACGGCCGGCTGAAGAAGAGCGTTCGAGTTCATCTGGTACACCTTGACGAACTCCCCTACTCCAGGTTCGCGCAGTCGACAAGTGCGTGTAACGATCAAAAAATCATCGCGCACGTGGGCCAAGGCGCCAAGACGTTTACTGGGGCCTTCCAGCGGGCCCCATACCCAACGGATCGTTTCGATTGGATGCACGTCAGAAGGTAGCATGGACCTCTTTGAGAACGTGTAATCCGTGCCATAGGATCCGAGCCACGTGACCATGATCGACTCCCCTGCCGCTGCCTGTGCGCTCGCCGTGTTCGCGACATGTTTCGGTGCGGCATGCGAATCCCGTCGCGTCGAGCAGCCTGCGCCGATCGCACGTCCTTCGTCACTGCCGGCGGCATCCGCATCCGTTGCACCACCGCCCACGGCATCCGCGATTGCCCCACCACCGTCTCCGCGAGCGCTGGAAGCTACCGCAGCCATCGTGGAGCTTTCCGTACCGGGTCATCCAAGCGCCGTGGTATCGCTGCCGCTCGGAACGACGTCGCGCCGGCCGATTGTCGTGGCGACGCACGGCAATTACGACCGCGCCGAATGGCAATGCGGCGTTTGGCGGGACATCGTGGGCAATCACGCGTTCGTATTGTGCCCTCGAGGTATCGCGCGGCCGGATTCTCCAGCGCCCGACGACGTGCGGTTTACGTACGAAAACAATGTCGTGCTCGAACGTGAGCTCGAAGCGGGCCTCGAAGCATTGGCGAAAGCGTATCCCGATTACGTGGACCCAGGACCCATCGTGTATACGGGGTTTTCGCTCGGGGCCATTCAAGGCGTGACGATGGCAGGGCGAAAACCGGAGCGAGCTCGAAGGCTGGTGCTGATCGAGGGAGGTCACGCGTCGTGGAAACCGGAGGTCGTAAAAGCGTTTGCGGGGGCAGCGGGTGGAGCGCATGTCCTTTTCGTTTGTTCGCAACCACATTGCGAAAAAGACGCTCGATGGGCAATGACGCGATTGCGGGATGCTGGTGTGCGGACGAAGATCGTCAAAACCGCGAATGTGGGCCATCGTTATGACGGCCCTGTCGCAGATGCGACGCGCGATGCATTCCCGTGGGTATTGGAAGGTGATTCGAGGTTCGAGGATCTCGTGGCGAAGAAGCCTTGACGAAACGCGTCGATGACGGCGTCACTTTTTCTCGGGCGGCGGTGCTTCTGCTGCTGGAGGTTTTCGCGGGGGCCTGGTTCGCTTTGGTAATCGTCGCTCTTCGGGTGCAAGGTTCGCGTCGCGCACGCGCTGCATGAGCGTGCGAAAGACGCGCGACAAGCCGGCTTCGATTTCGGGAGATTCGCCGCACGTCGTGAGCGCTGCGGCGACGGATTCGAGCGTCGAGACGTACTCGCGCCGCGGTTCCGCGCGAAGCCTGCCGTAGATCGATGGGTTCTTCGGCGTGAGGCTCATCCGATTGAGCTTGTTGAGCCATGGATTGCGCCACCAAAGCGATTTGGCTCTCGACCAGGTGCCGTCGAGCACGATGATGCCTTCGAGGTTCTTGGGGTCGAGCGGTGTTCCGCGACGCGATGTGAGCTGATTGCCTTCGGCCTCGCGATCGGGGAAAAGGACGGCCCACTTTCGAGCGTCGACGTCTTCTTCACCGAGCGCATGCCCCAAATTGCGCCAGCTCAAGCCAATGACGAGCTTGGCTTTCGGCAAGCTCGCAACGAGGATTTGGGCCGAGCCCAAGAGGGCGTCTTGCTCTTGCGGATGTTGCAAGATGAGGACTCGGCGCTCCGTCGGGAAGGAGACGATACGATCGCACACGCACGCGACACGAGGTCGTCGGCAAACGTCACAGGCAGGTTGTTCCACGGCGGCGCGACCTTAGCACGAGTCAGCGAGGGATGGCTTCGCACTGCGTCACTTTTGGAACGAAAACGGAAAGCACTTCGCCACAGCGGCAAGGCAGGTACACGCTGCCCACGAACGCGCTGAGGTTGCGCCCGGTTTCGAGCTCCTCGCCATCGGGGAGCTTCACGACGAACGAGCGCTGGCGAAAGGTGACTTCGAGCCCGTCGTGCGTGTGCGTGCCCTTGAAGGATTTGTGGTCGAAGGCGCCGAGCACCGTGAAGAGGCCGTCCTCGCGCAGCTTTTTTCGCGAGGGTGAACGAAAACCGCGCGACACTTGCAGGATGGGGTCGAGCTGCGGGACGTCACCTTCGAGCGGCAGGGTTTCGATGCGCGTGAGGTCGGGATTGCTGAAATAATGAATACCCGGCCGATCGTAGAGCCTGAAGAAATAAGGAATGTCGCCGCGCTCGAGCTGTTCGGTTTCGGCATCGAGCAGCGGGGGCCAGAGCGACTTGGAATCTGCTTGCACGTATTCATCGGTTCCGCGTAGGCACACGCGGATCGGGGCGTCGCGAAACTGGGGCAAGGTATCGAAGATGTTTGCGATTTCGCGGGCGTGGCGGTCGAAGAAGGCGAGCGACCTGCCATAGGTGCTGGCCATCGCGACCAGATCGCCTGGATCCACGGGCTTTCCAAGGTACGGGAGTACGCGCCGAACGCCGGCTGCGTGACGGCAAATGGCGGCAACTTCCGGATCGGCATCCGGCAAGAGTTTCGTTTCGGTGGGCAGTGACAAGTCCGCCAAAATCATTTCGATGTCGAGCGGCGCGAACACGATTTGGCCGCGACCATCGATACCGATGACGATGTTTTCCCAATGCAAATCGGCCACGCCGAGCCAGCTCCACAAGGCGAGCGATCGACCTACGATGCATGCGAGCTCGCGTCGTCGCTCGATCGAAAGCGCAGGCAGCGGCTCGAGATGGATACGCTCGACTTCGCCGCCATTGCGCACGTGAGCGGAACGAAATTCGAGATTGGGAAGGAAGTCGAACGCATTCGGGCCGAGCCCGTCTCGCGCGGCAGCGTCCGCGAGAAACGTTCGCAAGGGGCTATTGGCTGCGAGCAGCAGCGATTCCCAGAGCAGCGTGCGTGGTTTCACGACGAAGCCTTCGCGCGCCGTGACGCGACGACCGAAGTTGTGCGAGTCGCCGAGGTGATTGCCCATCGGGGCGACTATATACGAGGCGAACGACATGCGCGCGAGGAAAAAGTGGGGCAAGCGGTGCGCAAGGTCGCGAAGAAAGTGCGGCGGAGGCGCCAAAAACGTGGCCCATTGAGCTTGGCTCGATAAGCTGCGCGGCGTGTCCAGTCATCCGCACGCAAAACGAGCTCAACAAACGCCCCTTGTCGCCGTTGCTCTGCTGTTCGTCGCATCCGGCGCGGCGGGACTCGTCGACCAAGTCTGCTTTTCCAAATACTTGACTGAAGTCGTCGGGGCGACGGCGCAAGCCGTGAGTGCCGTGCTCGCGGCGTTCATGACGGGCCTTGCGCTCGGTGCGCACTTGGGCGGTCGTTTTTCCAAACGCGCGCAGTCGCCGCTTCGAGCGTACGGGGTCATCGAAATCGTCGTGGCGATTGCCGTCGCGCTTTCACCTGTGGGTTTTGCGCTGATCGAGCCTGCTTACGTGGCGCTCGCGCGGCTGGTTCCAGGGTCGATCGTGCTTTCGAGCATATTGCGCTGGGCCATTGCAATGCTCGTGGTCATCGTGCCGACGACGGCGATGGGAGCAACGCTGCCGCTTTTGGCGAGGCTCGTGGAAGAGCGGCAGGATGCGCGAAGTCGGCGGCGAGCGCTGGGGATTCTATATGCGGCAAATACGCTCGGCGGCGCAATGGGCGCGCTGGGCTCGGCGTACGTCGTGCTTCCTGCGCTCGGTTTGCGAACGACGACGCTCGCGGCGGCATTGACGAGCGGCGTCGTGGGTATCGTGGCCATCCTCTTGGGCCGGCGTGGGTCGCACGATATCCAAAACAAACCACTCGGCGAAACGGAAAACGACGGTGAATTGCGCACCGCCGACGACGCGCAGCAGCCTGCGTGGGCGCTGGATGTCGTCGCATTCGCGTCGGGTGCGCTGGTGCTCGCGTGCGAGGTGCTCTTTACGCATTTGCTCGTGCTGGTGGTGGGAACGAGCGCTTATGCATTTGGGCTCATCGTATTCATTTTCCTCGTGTGCCTCTTTTTCGGCGCTTCGCTGGCTCCCGTGGTCGAACGATTTTTCCGCGGTGGAGCTTTGGCGCTGGGACTTGCCGCAGCGTCTTTCGCATTGTTTGCGACGTTGCCGGTATGGGACATGCTGCCTGGTTTTTTTCGAGGAATGGGGTCGAAGGCGGCCACGTTCGAGGCGCGTGAATTCGTTCGAGCGACGGCGGCCTTCGTGGCGCTCGTGGGTCCGACGACGCTCATGGGATTGTCCTTTCCGCTTTTGCTTCAACGCATTGCTGCGCGGCGAGACGCGGGCGTTCGCGTTGGGCGCGCGACGGCGATCAATACCGTCGGATCGGTGTTCGGATCGCTGGTCGCGGGGTACGTATTGCTACCGGCATTTGGATCGCAACGTGCGCTCTTGGCGGTGGCGTTTGCATTCGGTCTCGTCGCGGTCGTGGTGGCTTTGACGACGTCGACGCGGAGCTTGGGACAAACGATTTCGCGCGGAATTGCGGTTGGATTGGCTGGGATTGGCATCGCCTTTGGCTTGCGCGCCCCTGCGTGGAACCTTGGCGAGCTCACGGGTGGTTACCACGTGTATTTCGATTATGGTCGCCAGGCGGAAAATATCGTGTACGTCGAGGAAGAGGTGCAAGGCGGCGTTACGACGGTCGAGGAAAAGAATGGCGTGCACACGCTGCTCACGAATGGCAAGTTTCAAGGCAACGACGGAGACGAAGTGCATGCGCAGCGATTTTTCGCGCATTACCCGGTGATGTTCACACCTCGCCTCGGCCGGGCGCTCGTGATTGGCCTCGGCACGGGCACGACGCTGGGCACGATTGCGGCTTATCCATTCGAGCATATCGATGTCGCAGAAATATCGCCTGCGATCGTGAAGGCAGCGCGCAAATACTTTGGTCCTATCGGCGCAAGCGCGCTCGATGATGGTCGCGTATCGCTTCACATTGCAGACGGGCGCAATCACCTATTGCTGTCGGAGAACAAGTACGATCTCGTCGGGATCGAGCTGACGAGCGTATGGTTTGCCGGCGCTTCGAGCCTTTACAGTCGTGAATTTTATCAATTGGTAAAGTCGCGTCTGGCGGATGATGGAATCTTGCAGCAATGGATTCAGCTTCATCACATTTATGCGAAGGACTTGGCGACGGTGCTTCGGACGTTACGTTTGGAGTTTGCGCACGTGGTGCTCTTTTATGGTGGTGGACAGGGAATTTTGGTGGCATCGAATGCGCCGCTCGTGGGGTCGCGCTCGCGGCTCGACCAGTTGCAGGCACAAATGAAGGATTCTGCGCGGCCCGGGCGGCGCTTGGCGACGCTTCATGGCGATGTGCTCGTCACGCGGGAAGGAATCGACGCATTCATCGCGGACGCGGCGCGTGAGGCTGGCGTTCCCCAGGAATCGCTCATCGCAACGGATGACAACTTGGTGCTCGAGTATTCGACGCCGCGGGGCAACGTGCTTTCATGGATGAGTCGGGAAGAGATGGTCGCGCGCCTGGTAAAATATCGGGACTCGAAGGCGATTGCGGCGCTCATGGGGCCGTAATTTTTCTTGATGCGAAGCCCTCCCAGTTTTTGTTAAGCTCGTGCGGCCATGCGCTCACCGCTCGCGGATTCACAATTTCAAGCACTGTACGAAGTCGTCGGCCCTCTTGGACGCGGAGGCATGGGCGAGGTTGTTCGAATCCGGCATCGCGTCTGGGAAATCGACCTCGCCGCCAAGGTTCCTTTGCCAGCCACGGTCGCGTCGGCCGGGGGCTTGCCACACTTGCGCCGCGAAGCGGAGACATGGATCCGCTTGCCGAACCATCCGCACGTCGTCACGTGCCATTACGTGCGTACGTTTGCCGATACGCCGGTCATCTTCACTGAATTCGTCGAAGGCGGGTCGCTCGCCGACGCCATCGAGCGCGGCTCGTTCAAAGGCGGCGCAAAAACCGAAGCGCTCGTTACGCAGGCCCTTTCCATTGCGCTCGACGTCGCTCACGGGCTTGCACACGCGCACGCCGCGGGCGTCGTGCATCAAGATGTCAAGCCGTCCAACGTGCTGCTCGATGAACACGGCGCAAAGCTCACGGACTTCGGGATCGCTGCCATTGGAAAAAACGAGATTGACACGGCCAAGCTGCCTGCGATTCGTGGCAATGGCACCATGGTCGCAACGGTCGTCGGGATGACGCCGCTTTATGCATCGCCCGAGCAATTGGCGACGTTACAATCATCGAAACGCCGCAAACGCGAGCCCATTACGCGCGCCACGGACATCTGGTCGCTCGGCCTGACGCTGCTCGAAACATTGATTGGCAGAGCGCCATGGCAACCAGGATCCGCCGAAGCCGTGCTCGACAAGGCGGATGGCCCGTGGATCGATGCGGTCGATTTGCTTCGTCGCATGCTCGCGGAAAAACCGTCGGCACGCCCCAAGGCCGTTGAAGTCGCCGCCGAGCTCGCCGCATTGCTGGAGCGCCGAGGTGTCGCGCGCAAGCCGCCCATGGGCGCGGAGATGCGCGCCGATGCGCTCAACAATCGCGCCGTATCGCTGCTCGACCTCGATTCACGAGAAGAAGCGCGGCAGCTCCTTCGCGAAGCGCTCGCCATTGATCCTTGCCATCCCGAAGCCGTTTTCAACGATGCACTCCTCGCGTGGAGGGCAGGCGAAACGACGGATCGCGGGGCGCTCGATCGCGTGAGGCAAGCCGTCTCCGCAAGCACCGATTGGCAAGCCAAACTGCTGGAAGCATGGATTCAAATTGAACGCGGCGACGAAAAAGGTGCGTGGTTGGTGCTCGACCGCGTCGCCGAACATGCTCGAGGCGCCGTTCGCGGCACGCGCGCGGTCGCTCGCGCATCGCGTGCCGTTCGAGATGCCGTGCGCGAAGTCGGCAGCTTTCGCGCGTGCGGCCTCACCGCGGATGCGCTCGCGCTGTCTCACGATGAACGGCGCGTGGTCGTCGGCGCGCGCGATGGCTCGATTGGCATCTTCGACCTTTCGAGCGGCCGCTGCGAGCATCGCATACGCGCCCATGCGGAATACGTTTTCGGCGTTGCGAT is a genomic window of Polyangiaceae bacterium containing:
- a CDS encoding TerB family tellurite resistance protein — its product is MNSNALLQPAVEALCNRFQSSEAGVAAAIDLAVLVAAADGRIDPAEMAALSTSLEAATKTHLAPTFVRHLVLASRQQIDAAGASTRARLLGETFAAQGCVDEGLRVGLLVAMASDGLSPVEREKIELVAQAAGVSPERLDTLCRQLEATQDA
- a CDS encoding DTW domain-containing protein, which encodes MEQPACDVCRRPRVACVCDRIVSFPTERRVLILQHPQEQDALLGSAQILVASLPKAKLVIGLSWRNLGHALGEEDVDARKWAVLFPDREAEGNQLTSRRGTPLDPKNLEGIIVLDGTWSRAKSLWWRNPWLNKLNRMSLTPKNPSIYGRLRAEPRREYVSTLESVAAALTTCGESPEIEAGLSRVFRTLMQRVRDANLAPEERRLPKRTRPPRKPPAAEAPPPEKK
- a CDS encoding fused MFS/spermidine synthase translates to MSSHPHAKRAQQTPLVAVALLFVASGAAGLVDQVCFSKYLTEVVGATAQAVSAVLAAFMTGLALGAHLGGRFSKRAQSPLRAYGVIEIVVAIAVALSPVGFALIEPAYVALARLVPGSIVLSSILRWAIAMLVVIVPTTAMGATLPLLARLVEERQDARSRRRALGILYAANTLGGAMGALGSAYVVLPALGLRTTTLAAALTSGVVGIVAILLGRRGSHDIQNKPLGETENDGELRTADDAQQPAWALDVVAFASGALVLACEVLFTHLLVLVVGTSAYAFGLIVFIFLVCLFFGASLAPVVERFFRGGALALGLAAASFALFATLPVWDMLPGFFRGMGSKAATFEAREFVRATAAFVALVGPTTLMGLSFPLLLQRIAARRDAGVRVGRATAINTVGSVFGSLVAGYVLLPAFGSQRALLAVAFAFGLVAVVVALTTSTRSLGQTISRGIAVGLAGIGIAFGLRAPAWNLGELTGGYHVYFDYGRQAENIVYVEEEVQGGVTTVEEKNGVHTLLTNGKFQGNDGDEVHAQRFFAHYPVMFTPRLGRALVIGLGTGTTLGTIAAYPFEHIDVAEISPAIVKAARKYFGPIGASALDDGRVSLHIADGRNHLLLSENKYDLVGIELTSVWFAGASSLYSREFYQLVKSRLADDGILQQWIQLHHIYAKDLATVLRTLRLEFAHVVLFYGGGQGILVASNAPLVGSRSRLDQLQAQMKDSARPGRRLATLHGDVLVTREGIDAFIADAAREAGVPQESLIATDDNLVLEYSTPRGNVLSWMSREEMVARLVKYRDSKAIAALMGP